In one Nocardioides sp. NBC_00368 genomic region, the following are encoded:
- the ppgK gene encoding polyphosphate--glucose phosphotransferase, which yields MTTSLPFGIDFGGTGIKGAPIDLATGEFAEERVRIPTPEHSTPDAIAEIFVDLLAQFPDYDGKVGVTVPGVVRHGVVHSAANIDKSWIGADADAIFTAATGRDVHVVNDADAAGLAEVRYGAAKGRRGLVIMTTLGTGIGSALLYDGVLVPNSELGHLELDGHDAETRASNVARKREELSWKHWAKRLQKYYRHLEMLFSPDLFLVGGGVSKEAAEFLPLLELDTEIIPAKLLNTAGAVGAALYAEELATD from the coding sequence ATGACGACGAGCCTGCCCTTCGGCATCGACTTCGGCGGCACGGGCATCAAGGGTGCCCCGATCGACCTCGCGACCGGCGAGTTCGCCGAGGAACGCGTACGCATCCCGACCCCCGAACACTCCACTCCCGACGCCATCGCCGAGATCTTCGTGGACCTGCTCGCGCAGTTCCCGGACTACGACGGGAAGGTCGGCGTGACCGTCCCCGGCGTCGTACGCCACGGGGTGGTCCACTCGGCGGCCAACATCGACAAGTCGTGGATCGGCGCCGACGCGGACGCGATCTTCACCGCGGCCACCGGGCGCGACGTGCACGTGGTCAACGACGCCGACGCGGCCGGACTGGCCGAGGTCCGCTACGGCGCTGCCAAGGGCCGGCGCGGGCTGGTCATCATGACCACGCTCGGCACCGGCATCGGCTCGGCGCTCCTCTACGACGGCGTGCTCGTGCCCAACTCCGAGCTCGGCCACCTCGAGCTCGACGGCCACGACGCCGAGACCCGCGCCTCCAACGTCGCCCGCAAGCGCGAGGAGCTCTCCTGGAAGCACTGGGCCAAGCGGCTGCAGAAGTACTACCGCCACCTGGAGATGCTCTTCTCGCCCGACCTATTCCTGGTCGGCGGAGGGGTGTCGAAGGAAGCGGCGGAGTTCCTGCCGCTGCTCGAACTGGACACCGAGATCATCCCGGCGAAGCTGCTCAACACCGCCGGGGCCGTGGGGGCCGCGCTGTACGCCGAAGAGCTCGCCACCGACTGA
- a CDS encoding nitroreductase family protein, giving the protein MTVAKRAPQPGAEDLTEHLRDRWSVSVFDPAHELAEAEIRLLLEAVRWAPSAGNSQPWSFLVLPRGSAGHQTFVPHLSRGNSGWVPRASAVVVAIAQVGADPDGNGPKWADYSYYDLGQAAAHLTVQAASLGLSSHQFAGFDHDAVAAAFGVPDWWKVMTGIAVGLHGDPAEVDPRDAERERRERVRRPLEEIAYADKWGTPWV; this is encoded by the coding sequence ATGACTGTCGCGAAGCGCGCGCCCCAGCCCGGCGCCGAGGACCTGACCGAGCACCTGCGTGACCGCTGGTCGGTGAGTGTCTTCGACCCGGCCCACGAGCTCGCCGAGGCCGAGATCAGGCTGCTGCTGGAGGCGGTTCGGTGGGCGCCGAGTGCGGGCAACAGCCAGCCGTGGTCCTTCCTGGTCCTGCCCCGCGGGTCGGCCGGGCACCAGACCTTCGTGCCCCACCTCTCCCGCGGCAACTCCGGCTGGGTGCCGCGAGCCTCGGCCGTCGTCGTCGCCATCGCCCAGGTCGGCGCGGACCCGGACGGCAACGGCCCGAAGTGGGCCGACTACTCCTACTACGACCTCGGTCAGGCTGCCGCACACCTCACGGTCCAGGCCGCCTCCCTGGGTCTCTCCTCGCATCAGTTCGCCGGGTTCGATCACGATGCCGTGGCAGCGGCCTTCGGCGTACCGGACTGGTGGAAGGTGATGACCGGCATCGCGGTGGGCCTCCACGGCGATCCCGCCGAGGTCGACCCGCGCGACGCCGAGCGCGAGCGGCGCGAGCGCGTCCGGCGTCCGCTCGAGGAGATCGCGTACGCCGACAAGTGGGGCACGCCCTGGGTGTGA
- a CDS encoding DUF4365 domain-containing protein, translating to MEQLQEGYVASVAATAGAIAEFRKRDMHKYDVELSRQPDVGFEEVAVRLQLKSTTTIRPQPHETHIKFRFKTREDFNSLAMPRDTIKHILVVMVVGADQRAWTEASHDVLSLRHCCYWINLEGQVAPDVPKQPVVEVPRSNVFDASSVTAILDRIEQGQKP from the coding sequence ATGGAGCAGTTGCAGGAAGGGTACGTCGCCTCAGTTGCAGCCACGGCGGGCGCAATCGCCGAGTTTCGAAAACGAGACATGCACAAGTACGACGTCGAACTATCGAGACAACCGGACGTCGGATTCGAAGAGGTTGCCGTACGTCTACAACTCAAGAGCACCACGACGATCCGCCCCCAACCGCACGAGACCCACATCAAGTTCCGTTTCAAAACACGCGAGGACTTCAACTCGCTTGCGATGCCACGAGACACCATCAAGCACATCCTCGTTGTGATGGTCGTCGGCGCCGACCAGCGCGCGTGGACCGAGGCTTCTCACGACGTCTTGTCCTTGCGCCATTGCTGCTACTGGATCAACCTAGAAGGACAGGTTGCTCCAGACGTTCCGAAGCAGCCTGTGGTTGAGGTCCCACGGTCCAACGTCTTCGACGCTTCGTCCGTGACAGCGATCCTTGACCGGATCGAGCAGGGACAGAAGCCATGA
- a CDS encoding YitT family protein: MSVVSEPFADSLESIRVPHTLLEDALGYVTSIVVTSLGLYLIQSVGSVTGGTAGLSLLASYWTGLPFEVLFVLVNLPFFGLALSKKGTWFTVRSLGCVIAVSAMTRVHADLLPLDGLDTIYGVVAGNLLVGLGLLVIFRHGASLGGFNILALVLQERLNLRAGYVQMGLDLGVILLALVVVSPATVLLSALGAVVLNIILAFNHRPGRYLA; encoded by the coding sequence ATGAGTGTCGTGTCCGAGCCGTTCGCAGATTCCCTCGAGTCGATCCGCGTCCCCCACACCCTGCTGGAGGACGCGCTCGGCTACGTGACCAGCATCGTGGTGACCTCGCTGGGTCTCTACCTGATCCAGTCGGTCGGGTCGGTCACCGGCGGCACCGCCGGCCTGAGCCTGTTGGCCAGCTACTGGACCGGGCTGCCGTTCGAGGTGCTGTTCGTTCTGGTCAACCTGCCGTTCTTCGGCCTCGCGCTCTCCAAGAAGGGCACCTGGTTCACGGTCCGGTCGCTGGGCTGCGTCATCGCGGTCTCGGCGATGACGCGGGTCCATGCCGACCTGCTCCCGCTCGACGGCCTCGACACGATCTACGGCGTCGTCGCCGGCAACCTGCTCGTCGGCCTCGGGCTCCTGGTGATCTTCCGTCACGGCGCCTCGCTGGGCGGGTTCAACATCCTCGCCCTGGTGCTCCAGGAGCGGCTCAACCTGCGCGCCGGGTACGTCCAGATGGGCCTCGACCTCGGCGTCATCCTGCTCGCGCTCGTCGTCGTCTCGCCCGCGACCGTGCTGCTCTCCGCCCTCGGTGCGGTCGTCCTCAACATCATCCTGGCGTTCAACCACCGCCCCGGCCGCTACCTCGCCTGA
- the pntB gene encoding Re/Si-specific NAD(P)(+) transhydrogenase subunit beta gives MDIFSIAGAAYLVAALLFILSLAGLSKHETASQGWLYGVAGMALALIATVIQVVDAGTTTAILVLAGAVAVGAVIGLWRAKVVEMTGMPELIALLHSFVGLAAVLIGWNGHLEAAAGHIHGGAIHSAEVFIGVFIGAVTFTGSIVAFLKLSARMKSAPLMLPGKNVINIGALVVFVILTVVYVINPTLPLLIAVTVVALALGWHLVASIGGGDMPVVVSMLNSYSGWAAAASGFLLSNDLLIVTGALVGSSGAYLSYIMCKAMNRSFISVIAGGFGIEAGPSGDVDYGEHREINAEDTAELLAGASSVVITPGYGMAVAQAQYPVAELTRILRDKGVDVRFGIHPVAGRLPGHMNVLLAEAKVPYDIVLEMDEINDDLAETDVVLVIGANDTVNPAAAEDPSSPIAGMPVLRVWEAKNVVVFKRSMAAGYAGVQNPLFFRDNSQMLFGDAKTKVDEIVGALARVPA, from the coding sequence ATGGATATCTTCTCGATCGCCGGCGCCGCCTACCTCGTCGCCGCCCTCCTCTTCATCCTGTCGCTGGCAGGTCTGTCCAAGCACGAGACCGCCTCGCAGGGCTGGCTCTACGGCGTCGCCGGCATGGCGCTGGCGCTCATCGCGACCGTCATCCAGGTCGTCGACGCCGGCACCACGACCGCGATCCTGGTTCTGGCCGGCGCCGTCGCCGTCGGCGCGGTCATCGGCCTGTGGCGCGCCAAGGTCGTCGAGATGACCGGCATGCCCGAGCTGATCGCGCTGCTCCACTCCTTCGTGGGTCTGGCCGCCGTCCTGATCGGCTGGAACGGCCACCTCGAGGCAGCCGCCGGCCACATCCACGGTGGCGCCATCCACTCCGCCGAGGTCTTCATCGGCGTCTTCATCGGTGCGGTGACGTTCACCGGCTCGATCGTCGCGTTCCTGAAGCTCTCGGCGCGGATGAAGTCGGCGCCGCTGATGCTGCCCGGCAAGAACGTGATCAACATCGGCGCGCTCGTCGTCTTCGTGATCCTGACCGTCGTCTACGTCATCAACCCGACGCTCCCGCTGCTGATCGCCGTCACGGTCGTCGCGCTGGCGCTCGGGTGGCACCTGGTCGCCTCCATCGGTGGCGGCGACATGCCGGTCGTGGTCTCCATGCTCAACAGCTACTCCGGGTGGGCCGCGGCCGCCTCGGGCTTCCTCCTGAGCAACGACCTGCTGATCGTCACCGGTGCCCTGGTCGGGTCGAGCGGTGCGTACCTCTCCTACATCATGTGCAAGGCGATGAACCGCTCGTTCATCTCGGTCATCGCCGGTGGGTTCGGCATCGAGGCCGGGCCGTCCGGTGACGTCGACTACGGCGAGCACCGCGAGATCAACGCCGAGGACACCGCCGAGCTCCTCGCCGGCGCCTCCTCCGTGGTCATCACCCCGGGCTACGGCATGGCCGTCGCCCAGGCGCAGTACCCGGTCGCCGAGCTCACCCGCATCCTGCGGGACAAGGGCGTGGACGTACGTTTCGGCATCCACCCGGTCGCCGGCCGCCTGCCGGGCCACATGAACGTCCTGCTGGCCGAGGCGAAGGTGCCCTACGACATCGTCCTGGAGATGGACGAGATCAACGACGACCTGGCCGAGACCGACGTCGTCCTGGTCATCGGTGCCAACGACACCGTCAACCCGGCCGCCGCCGAGGACCCGAGCAGCCCGATCGCCGGCATGCCGGTCCTGCGGGTCTGGGAGGCCAAGAACGTCGTCGTCTTCAAGCGGTCGATGGCCGCGGGCTATGCCGGTGTGCAGAACCCGCTCTTCTTCCGGGACAACTCGCAGATGCTCTTCGGCGACGCCAAGACCAAGGTCGACGAGATCGTCGGCGCCCTCGCGCGGGTGCCTGCCTGA
- a CDS encoding Re/Si-specific NAD(P)(+) transhydrogenase subunit alpha produces MLIGVTRETKPGETRVAATPATVKQLTGLGYDVVIEGGAGEASSFKDEAYAEAGARIGTAADAWGADLVFRVNAPSVGEVELLKSGATLVAPLAPAQSGELLDALAARKVDAFAMDAVPRISRAQSMDILSSQANIAGYRAVVEAAHHFGRFFTGQVTAAGKVPPAKVLVAGAGVAGLAAIGAASSLGAIVRATDPRPEVADQVKSLGGEYLKVEVEVEKSTDGYAKATSEAYDQRAAEIYSEQAEDVDIIVTTALIPGRPAPRLITAADVASMKPGSVIVDMAAAMGGNVEGTIKDEVVTTPNGVTIIGYTDLPARLPAQSSQLYGTNLVNLMKLVTPEKDGVLALDLEDQVQRGLTVVHDGGVLWPPPPVQVSAAPATAAPAEVAVKEEKKPLSAGAKLALVGTGALALFLLNAVAPAEITRHFTVLTLSVVIGFYVIGHVHHALHTPLMSVTNAISGIVVVGALLQLTVSDNVVLVLAGVATLLASINIFGGFAVTRRMLSMFRKA; encoded by the coding sequence ATGCTCATCGGAGTGACCCGAGAGACGAAGCCCGGGGAGACCCGGGTCGCGGCCACCCCCGCGACCGTCAAACAGCTGACCGGTCTGGGCTATGACGTCGTCATCGAGGGTGGCGCCGGGGAGGCGTCCAGCTTCAAGGACGAGGCGTACGCCGAGGCCGGCGCCCGCATCGGCACGGCCGCCGACGCGTGGGGTGCCGACCTGGTCTTCCGGGTCAACGCCCCCTCCGTCGGCGAGGTCGAGCTGCTGAAGAGCGGCGCCACGCTGGTCGCCCCGCTCGCGCCGGCGCAGAGCGGTGAGCTGCTCGACGCCCTGGCCGCCCGCAAGGTCGACGCGTTCGCGATGGACGCGGTGCCGCGTATCTCGCGGGCGCAGTCCATGGACATCCTCTCCAGCCAGGCCAACATCGCCGGCTACCGCGCCGTCGTCGAGGCCGCCCACCACTTCGGCCGCTTCTTCACCGGCCAGGTGACCGCGGCGGGCAAGGTGCCGCCGGCGAAGGTTCTCGTGGCCGGTGCCGGTGTGGCCGGTCTGGCTGCCATCGGCGCCGCGAGCTCGCTGGGTGCGATCGTGCGCGCGACCGACCCCCGTCCGGAGGTCGCCGACCAGGTCAAGTCGCTCGGTGGCGAATACCTGAAGGTCGAGGTCGAGGTCGAGAAGTCGACCGACGGCTACGCCAAGGCAACCTCGGAGGCCTACGACCAGCGCGCCGCGGAGATCTACTCCGAGCAGGCCGAGGACGTCGACATCATCGTCACCACCGCGCTGATCCCGGGACGCCCGGCGCCCCGACTGATCACCGCCGCGGACGTGGCGTCCATGAAGCCCGGCTCGGTCATCGTCGACATGGCGGCTGCGATGGGCGGCAACGTCGAGGGCACGATCAAGGACGAGGTCGTCACCACGCCCAACGGCGTCACGATCATCGGCTACACCGACCTGCCCGCACGCCTTCCCGCGCAGTCCAGCCAGCTCTACGGCACCAACCTGGTGAACCTGATGAAGCTGGTCACGCCCGAGAAGGACGGCGTGCTCGCCCTCGATCTCGAGGACCAGGTCCAGCGCGGCCTGACCGTCGTGCACGACGGCGGCGTGCTCTGGCCGCCCCCGCCGGTCCAGGTCTCGGCGGCCCCCGCGACCGCCGCCCCGGCTGAGGTCGCGGTCAAGGAGGAGAAGAAGCCCCTCTCCGCCGGCGCGAAGCTCGCGCTCGTCGGCACCGGTGCGCTCGCGCTCTTCCTGCTCAACGCGGTCGCCCCGGCCGAGATCACCCGGCACTTCACCGTACTGACGCTCTCGGTGGTGATCGGGTTCTACGTGATCGGCCACGTACACCACGCGCTGCACACCCCGCTGATGTCGGTGACCAACGCGATCTCCGGGATCGTCGTGGTCGGCGCCCTGCTGCAGCTGACCGTCTCGGACAACGTGGTGCTGGTCCTGGCGGGTGTCGCCACCCTGCTGGCGAGCATCAACATCTTCGGTGGCTTCGCCGTGACCCGCCGCATGCTCTCGATGTTCCGGAAGGCCTGA
- a CDS encoding DUF2332 domain-containing protein has protein sequence MLPLNDLTDIRASYLLHAAEMSTSPCYLAWASSVADDPEVLRVLSDLPTLKQQANLVFAAARWHGLEPGPYDDLRAMLLGPEWPAVRATILSRRTQTNEVARLTALIPALGMLGNGPVALVELGASAGLCLYPDRYDYRWDGAGELRGSGGPMLRIPSLGPVPVPVAHPRITARVGIDLNPLDVTDEEDMSWLLTLIWPGHDERRDRLAAAIEVTRAEPPRLLAGDMLDRLDDALEIAAASGGTPVVHHSAAAAYLDEHDRAELETRMRTLVAAGRCHWISLEGPRVIPSLAAGAPNPPDADHHFCLAVDGRAVGWFRGHGAALRWDSRPTSG, from the coding sequence ATGCTGCCGCTGAACGACCTGACCGACATCCGAGCGAGCTACCTGCTCCACGCCGCCGAGATGTCCACCTCGCCCTGCTATCTCGCCTGGGCGAGCAGCGTCGCCGACGACCCGGAGGTGCTCCGGGTGCTGAGCGACCTGCCGACGCTGAAGCAGCAGGCCAACCTCGTCTTCGCCGCGGCTCGGTGGCACGGCCTGGAGCCCGGGCCCTACGACGACCTGCGGGCGATGCTCCTCGGACCCGAGTGGCCGGCGGTACGCGCGACGATCCTCTCCCGGCGTACGCAGACCAACGAGGTCGCCCGGCTGACTGCGCTGATCCCGGCGCTCGGCATGCTCGGAAACGGTCCGGTCGCCCTCGTCGAGCTCGGCGCCAGCGCCGGGCTCTGCCTCTATCCCGACCGCTACGACTACCGCTGGGACGGCGCGGGCGAGCTCCGCGGCTCGGGCGGGCCGATGCTCCGGATCCCGTCGCTCGGGCCGGTCCCGGTCCCGGTCGCGCATCCGCGTATCACCGCCCGCGTCGGGATCGACCTCAACCCGCTCGACGTCACCGACGAGGAGGACATGAGCTGGCTGCTCACCCTGATCTGGCCGGGTCACGACGAGCGCCGCGACCGTCTGGCCGCGGCGATCGAGGTGACCCGGGCCGAGCCGCCCCGGCTCCTCGCCGGCGACATGCTCGACCGGCTGGACGACGCGCTGGAGATCGCCGCCGCCTCGGGCGGCACCCCGGTGGTCCATCACAGCGCAGCCGCGGCCTACCTGGACGAGCACGATCGAGCCGAGCTCGAGACCCGCATGCGTACGCTCGTGGCGGCCGGCCGCTGCCACTGGATCAGCCTGGAGGGTCCCCGGGTGATTCCGTCCCTCGCCGCCGGGGCGCCCAACCCACCCGACGCGGACCATCACTTCTGTCTCGCGGTCGACGGACGGGCGGTCGGCTGGTTCCGGGGCCACGGTGCGGCCCTCCGCTGGGACTCGAGACCCACCAGCGGGTAA